The following proteins come from a genomic window of Vidua chalybeata isolate OUT-0048 chromosome 2, bVidCha1 merged haplotype, whole genome shotgun sequence:
- the LOC128784620 gene encoding interleukin-5 receptor subunit alpha-like encodes MARVTVIPVLLLLSFFQHKSPFSTILARGQEDIKDAFRLHNVLWTTEDESRVILSWNNNLTKEETKKYTAKYILIYKFFNTTKERKERLQEKEKIIYLKLHSGFNAKVKTQLFAKETEDMIKESDWTEFTYKAPPVYIQNLSCIIYNISFFNCTWHIKAETPEDIQIFISYRHVGKVFACQQYIKNAKKKNIGCYMKEIYFQPSRKINLNITVRNLRNSSRGLSYYKAFTPQTIEKLNPPINVSVSLENRSIKIHWKPPPTIGSARKKCFLYQVKITDHKIANVTAENYKYPFHKPAKRCAAQVRVKKEICIANKIWSEWSEPVFIHDEKTVDILMLSLALFCPLVSLGGLMIYVCRRYRCLEVLTTPVPHPSNNIKMWLADETHHQQHMSMQMEMHSEVTLGTPEENRDENIRLQKCLKEFV; translated from the exons ATGGCACGTGTCACAGTCATTCCTGTCCTGCTGTTATTAAGCTTTTTCCAACATAAGTCACCGTTTTCCACAATCCTGGCAAGAGGACAAGAAGACATAAAGG ATGCATTTAGGCTACATAATGTTCTGTGGACCACCGAGGATGAGTCAAGAGTTATTTTGTCCTGGAACAATAACCTGACAAAAGAAGAAACCAAGAAATACACTGCGAAGTATATTTTGATTTATAAGTTCTTCAATACCACTAAGGAAAGGAAG GAAagactgcaggaaaaggaaaagataataTATCTTAAATTACACTCTGGTTTTAATGCTAAAGTTAAGACACAACTTTttgcaaaagaaacagaagacaTGATTAAGGAGAGTGACTGGACAGAATTTACTTACAAGGCACCTCCAG TCTACATTCAGAATCTTTCATGCATCATatataacatttcttttttcaattgCACCTGGCACATCAAAGCAGAAACTCCTGAAGATATCCAGATCTTTATCTCATACAG ACATGTAGGGAAGGTTTTTGCATGCCagcaatatataaaaaatgcaaagaagaaaaatattggaTGCTAtatgaaagaaatatatttccaaccatcaaggaaaataaatttaaacataaCTGTGAGAAATTTGAGAAACAGTTCAAGAGGACTGTCTTATTACAAAGCTTTCACACCTCAGACAATAG AGAAGCTGAACCCGCCAATCAATGTCTCAGTTTCCCTTGAAAACAGAAGTATTAAAATTCACTGGAAACCTCCACCTACTATTGGTTCAGcaaggaaaaagtgttttttgtACCAAGTGAAAATAACAGATCATAAG ATTGCAAATGTCACTGCAGAGAACTATAAGTATCCATTTCATAAGCCAGCAAAAAGATGTGCAGCACAAGTGAGGGTAAAGAAAGAGATTTGCATAGCAAATAAGATCTGGAGTGAATGGAGTGAACCAGTATTTATTCATGATG aaaagacagTGGATATCCTAATGCTCAGCCTTGCATTGTTTTGTCCTCTGGTTTCCCTTGGAGGTCTGATGATATATGTATGTAGAAG GTATAGATGCCTGGAAGTTTTAACCACGCCTGTTCCACATCCTTCAAATAATATCAAAATGTGGTTAGCAGATGAGACTCACCACCAG CAACATATGTCAATGCAAATGGAGATGCACTCAGAGGTTACTCTGGGAACTCCAGAAGAGAACAGAGATGAGAACATTCGACTACAGAAATGTTTGAAGGAATTTGTGTAA